One Ricinus communis isolate WT05 ecotype wild-type chromosome 1, ASM1957865v1, whole genome shotgun sequence DNA window includes the following coding sequences:
- the LOC8274748 gene encoding fructokinase-1 isoform X1, with the protein MHSLTLNSPFTPFRPSHAHSIFPLNPRHLILPPKSSFTSSFSYNSHHCSTPVVLPNSGALRDWNLRSDSVKIIDVSTLGNLCVDIVLNVPKLPPRSPDARQAYMEQLSTSPPHKQYWEAGGNCNMAIAAARLGLRCATIGHVGNEIYGKFLLDVLRDEGITMVGMSDNTDAIDSSSASYETLLCWVLVDPLQRHGFCSRADFTKEPAFSWMSKLSAKVKMAIKQSKVLFCNGYGFDELSPSLIISAVDYAVEVGTSIFFDPGPRGKSLSTGTPEERDALHHLLKMSDVLLLTSDEAESLTGIGDPLLAGQGLLRNGLRTKWVIVKMGSKGSILVSISNISCAPAFKVNVIDTVGCGDSFVAAIAFGFIHNMPLVNTLTIANAVGAATAMGCGAGRNVATLEKVIELVRGSNINEDDAFWAELFVKNLNAQEIAFLSKMVINGSKSSNKGLNRVAIQKVVSELLPKLESARLDGK; encoded by the exons ATGCATAGCCTCACCCTCAATTCCCCATTCACTCCCTTTCGCCCATCTCATGCTCATTCCATCTTCCCTCTAAACCCTAGACATCTAATTCTTCCTCCAAAATCTTCCTTCACCTCCTCTTTCTCTTATAACAGCCACCACTGCTCCACCCCTGTTGTGCTCCCAAACAGCGGCGCTCTTCGGGACTGGAATTTGAGGAGTGATAGTGTTAAAATTATTGATGTTTCTACCTTAGGTAATCTCTGTGTTGATATTGTTCTCAATGTTCCCAAACTGCCCCCTCGCTCCCCCGATGCTCGCCAAGCTTACATGGAGCAGTTATCCACTTCTCCACCTCACAag CAATACTGGGAAGCTGGTGGTAACTGTAATATGGCCATAGCAGCTGCAAGACTAGGTCTTCGTTGTGCCACAATTGGTCATGTGGGCAATGAAATTTATGGAAAGTTCCTCCTGGATGTGCTTCGCGATGAGGGGATTACTATGGTTGGGATGAGTGATAATACTGATGCTATTGACAGTTCTAGTGCCTCTTATGAGACTCTTTTATGCTGGGTTCTTGTGGATCCTCTGCAAAGACATGGCTTTTGTAG tcgAGCTGATTTTACTAAGGAACCTGCATTTAGCTGGATGAGCAAATTATCAGCAAAAGTAAAGATGGCTATTAAGCAATCAAAGGTCCTTTTCTGCAATGGTTATGGCTTTGATGAACTCTCTCCTAGTTTGATAATCTCTGCTGTGGATTATGCTGTTGAAGTTGGGACAAGCATTTTCTTTGATCCTGGGCCACGTGGAAAGAGTCTTTCTACTGGAACACCTGAAGAACGAGATGCACTTCACCATCTTTTGAAGATGAGCGATGTTCTTCTTTTAACATCCGATGAG GCTGAGTCACTGACTGGCATAGGAGATCCGCTATTAGCAGGGCAGGGGTTGCTAAGGAATGGATTACGTACAAAATGGGTGATTGTGAAGATGGGTTCTAAGGGTTCAATTCTAGTCAGTATTTCAAATATATCTTGTGCACCTGCGTTCAAG GTGAATGTCATCGACACTGTTGGGTGTGGAGACAGTTTCGTAGCCGCTATTGCATTTGGCTTCATACATAATATGCCTTTGGTAAATACATTAACAATTGCCAATGCTGTGGGTGCTGCCACAGCCATGGGCTGTGGTGCTGGTCGAAATGTAGCGACCTTGGAGAAAGTAATAGAACTTGTGAGAGGATCAAACATCAATGAGGATGATGCATTTTGGGCTGAACTATttgtaaaaaatttgaatgCTCAGGAAATTGCTTTTCTGTCTAAAATGGTCATAAATGGAAGCAAGTCAAGCAACAAGGGGTTGAACCGTGTTGCGATACAAAAGGTGGTTTCTGAGCTGTTGCCTAAGCTCGAATCAGCAAGATTGGATGGAAAATAG
- the LOC107261400 gene encoding uncharacterized protein LOC107261400, whose amino-acid sequence MENDGLIIGNNQDSLLSQNQYIEPGHSQSSPIVQSHNFGSAHNINYHNLDAEVGIDYVQDGGLEHNHDHSLVLRQTSEHAFVQQHGDVHHFKENGIGFDEGDDATVNQSHINGEDHENQLGTGGSQENHENQELGIVPMSDVNFQQPLVVRNSLVSYSQAVELTVGQEFPDVHSCRRALRDAAIAFRFEMQTIKSDKARFTAKCASEGCPWRIHAAKLPGVPTFTIRTINEEHACGGIRHLGHLQASVQWVAESMKRRLMENPHCTPKEILEEIHRAHGITLSYKQAWRAKERIMATFRGSFEEEYHLLPQYCDQIRRTNPGSIAVVYGNPVDNCFERLFISYQASIYGFLNACRHLIVLGRTHLKSKYLGTLLFASGFDGDGAVFPLAFGVVDNETVDNWMWFLSELHNLLEANTENMPKLTFLSERNKGTIDGVEAYFPTAFHGFCIYHLIDSFRKDFNNTILPNLLWEAANALTMLEFEQKMFMIEEMSKEAAYWIRSIDPRLWAMAYFEGTRLGQLTANIGESLKTLTLEASGLPIIQMMECIRRKLMTWFYDRREMSMQWTSTLVPSAERQVFEAIELAKTCQVFKANDAEFEVRSNEGSHIVNIRSRQCSCCGWQLRGLPCVHGVGALISCGQNVYKYTESFFTVANYRKAYSQCIHPIPDRALWRETYEGLLMSDVETVINPPNSLQPPPGKPRKKRARADDGGRVKRTVHCSRCHQSGHFRTTCTVPIYMLLEFKSLSLYRRNSAFSFV is encoded by the coding sequence atgGAGAATGATGGTTTGATAATTGGGAACAATCAGGATTCTCTGTTGAGCCAGAATCAATACATAGAACCAGGACATAGTCAGAGTTCACCTATTGTTCAGAGTCATAACTTTGGATCAGCACACAACATCAATTATCATAATTTGGATGCAGAGGTTGGCATTGACTATGTTCAAGACGGGGGTTTAGAACACAATCATGACCATAGTTTAGTTCTCAGGCAGACCAGTGAACATGCTTTTGTTCAGCAACATGGAGATGTGCACCATTTTAAAGAGAATGGAATAGGTTTTGATGAAGGTGACGATGCTACTGTAAATCAAAGCCATATCAATGGTGAAGATCACGAAAATCAGCTGGGCACTGGAGGTTCACAGGAGAATCATGAAAATCAGGAGCTGGGTATTGTTCCTATGTCAGATGTGAATTTTCAACAACCATTGGTGGTTAGAAATTCTCTTGTCTCTTACTCTCAAGCAGTAGAGCTGACTGTTGGGCAAGAATTCCCTGATGTCCATAGCTGTCGAAGAGCACTGAGGGATGCAGCTATTGCTTTTCGCTTTGAGATGCAGACGATCAAGTCTGACAAGGCTCGTTTCACAGCTAAGTGTGCGAGTGAGGGATGCCCATGGAGGATTCATGCTGCAAAGCTTCCTGGTGTTCCTACATTCACAATTAGGACAATTAATGAGGAACATGCTTGTGGTGGAATAAGACATCTCGGTCACCTACAAGCATCAGTTCAATGGGTTGCAGAATCCATGAAAAGACGCCTAATGGAAAACCCTCATTGTACCCCAAAGGAGATACTGGAGGAGATTCATCGAGCTCATGGGATCACATTATCATATAAGCAGGCATGGAGGGCAAAGGAGAGAATCATGGCCACTTTTCGTGGATCATTTGAGGAAGAATATCACCTCCTTCCACAGTATTGTGATCAAATTCGAAGGACGAATCCTGGAAGCATTGCAGTGGTTTATGGGAATCCTGTTGACAATTGTTTCGAGCGCCTATTTATCTCGTACCAAGCATCAATTTACGGGTTTTTAAATGCTTGCCGACATCTCATTGTACTTGGTAGAACTCATTTGAAAAGCAAGTACCTTGGGACCTTGCTTTTTGCCTCTGGCTTTGATGGTGATGGTGCTGTCTTTCCGTTAGCATTTGGCGTTGTTGACAATGAAACTGTGGATAATTGGATGTGGTTCCTCTCCGAGCTGCATAATCTGCTTGAAGCCAACACAGAAAACATGCCAAAGCTTACATTTCTTTCCGAAAGAAACAAGGGAACTATTGACGGAGTAGAAGCTTACTTCCCTACGGCTTTTCATGGTTTCTGCATTTATCATCTCATTGACAGTTTCAGGAAGGATTTCAACAACACCATCCTCCCCAACCTTCTATGGGAAGCTGCTAATGCTCTCACTATGTTAGAGTTTGAGCAGAAAATGTTTATGATTGAAGAGATGTCAAAGGAAGCAGCCTACTGGATAAGAAGCATTGACCCACGATTGTGGGCTATGGCATATTTTGAAGGCACAAGACTTGGGCAATTAACAGCTAATATAGGTGAATCATTAAAAACTCTAACACTAGAAGCATCTGGACTTCCAATAATCCAAATGATGGAGTGTATCCGTCGCAAACTGATGACTTGGTTCTATGATCGTCGCGAAATGAGCATGCAATGGACAAGCACACTCGTTCCATCTGCTGAAAGGCAAGTGTTCGAGGCTATTGAGCTTGCAAAAACTTGCCAAGTCTTCAAAGCAAATGATGCTGAATTTGAAGTCAGGTCCAATGAAGGATCCCATATAGTAAATATTCGTAGCCGTCAATGTTCGTGCTGTGGATGGCAGCTTCGAGGATTGCCCTGTGTCCATGGTGTGGGAGCTCTCATCTCTTGTGGGCAGAATGTATACAAGTATACTGAAAGCTTTTTCACAGTGGCTAATTATCGAAAAGCATACTCACAATGCATACACCCAATTCCTGATAGAGCACTTTGGAGAGAGACGTATGAAGGATTACTGATGAGTGATGTTGAAACTGTGATAAACCCGCCAAACTCGCTTCAGCCACCACCAGGAAAACCAAGGAAGAAACGAGCGCGTGCTGATGATGGTGGCCGAGTTAAACGAACTGTGCATTGCAGCCGCTGCCATCAAAGTGGACATTTTAGAACAACATGTACAGTCCCCATATACATGCTGCTGGAATTCAAGTCTCTTTCATTGTATAGAAGGAACTCAGCTTTTAGTTTTGTTTAG
- the LOC8274748 gene encoding fructokinase-1 isoform X2 translates to MAIAAARLGLRCATIGHVGNEIYGKFLLDVLRDEGITMVGMSDNTDAIDSSSASYETLLCWVLVDPLQRHGFCSRADFTKEPAFSWMSKLSAKVKMAIKQSKVLFCNGYGFDELSPSLIISAVDYAVEVGTSIFFDPGPRGKSLSTGTPEERDALHHLLKMSDVLLLTSDEAESLTGIGDPLLAGQGLLRNGLRTKWVIVKMGSKGSILVSISNISCAPAFKVNVIDTVGCGDSFVAAIAFGFIHNMPLVNTLTIANAVGAATAMGCGAGRNVATLEKVIELVRGSNINEDDAFWAELFVKNLNAQEIAFLSKMVINGSKSSNKGLNRVAIQKVVSELLPKLESARLDGK, encoded by the exons ATGGCCATAGCAGCTGCAAGACTAGGTCTTCGTTGTGCCACAATTGGTCATGTGGGCAATGAAATTTATGGAAAGTTCCTCCTGGATGTGCTTCGCGATGAGGGGATTACTATGGTTGGGATGAGTGATAATACTGATGCTATTGACAGTTCTAGTGCCTCTTATGAGACTCTTTTATGCTGGGTTCTTGTGGATCCTCTGCAAAGACATGGCTTTTGTAG tcgAGCTGATTTTACTAAGGAACCTGCATTTAGCTGGATGAGCAAATTATCAGCAAAAGTAAAGATGGCTATTAAGCAATCAAAGGTCCTTTTCTGCAATGGTTATGGCTTTGATGAACTCTCTCCTAGTTTGATAATCTCTGCTGTGGATTATGCTGTTGAAGTTGGGACAAGCATTTTCTTTGATCCTGGGCCACGTGGAAAGAGTCTTTCTACTGGAACACCTGAAGAACGAGATGCACTTCACCATCTTTTGAAGATGAGCGATGTTCTTCTTTTAACATCCGATGAG GCTGAGTCACTGACTGGCATAGGAGATCCGCTATTAGCAGGGCAGGGGTTGCTAAGGAATGGATTACGTACAAAATGGGTGATTGTGAAGATGGGTTCTAAGGGTTCAATTCTAGTCAGTATTTCAAATATATCTTGTGCACCTGCGTTCAAG GTGAATGTCATCGACACTGTTGGGTGTGGAGACAGTTTCGTAGCCGCTATTGCATTTGGCTTCATACATAATATGCCTTTGGTAAATACATTAACAATTGCCAATGCTGTGGGTGCTGCCACAGCCATGGGCTGTGGTGCTGGTCGAAATGTAGCGACCTTGGAGAAAGTAATAGAACTTGTGAGAGGATCAAACATCAATGAGGATGATGCATTTTGGGCTGAACTATttgtaaaaaatttgaatgCTCAGGAAATTGCTTTTCTGTCTAAAATGGTCATAAATGGAAGCAAGTCAAGCAACAAGGGGTTGAACCGTGTTGCGATACAAAAGGTGGTTTCTGAGCTGTTGCCTAAGCTCGAATCAGCAAGATTGGATGGAAAATAG